From the Gallaecimonas mangrovi genome, one window contains:
- a CDS encoding PAS domain-containing protein, whose translation MSALSELNEIHWLVELLQNVDVGMMVLDKEYKVQSWNGFLENHSGMLPSQVKGKVLFDVFPELDPNWFARKAAMVFTLKSRAFVTWEQRPYLLKFNNYRPITGTAEFMYQNVTLFPITGLTGEVSHMAVLIYDMTDVVLARQDTNK comes from the coding sequence GAACTCAATGAGATCCACTGGTTGGTGGAGCTTTTGCAAAACGTCGATGTTGGCATGATGGTGCTCGACAAAGAGTACAAGGTGCAAAGCTGGAACGGCTTTTTAGAAAACCACAGCGGCATGCTGCCCAGCCAAGTGAAGGGCAAAGTCTTGTTTGACGTTTTCCCCGAGCTTGACCCTAATTGGTTTGCCCGTAAGGCAGCGATGGTTTTTACCTTAAAAAGCCGCGCCTTTGTCACCTGGGAACAGCGCCCCTATTTGCTTAAATTCAACAACTACCGGCCCATCACCGGTACTGCTGAATTTATGTATCAGAACGTGACCTTATTCCCCATCACCGGCTTAACCGGTGAGGTGAGTCATATGGCGGTGCTGATTTACGACATGACAGACGTGGTGTTGGCGCGTCAGGACACTAATAAATAA